The Saccharothrix variisporea genome has a segment encoding these proteins:
- a CDS encoding helix-turn-helix domain-containing protein, which produces MLKFAGDLRRLRRAAGLPSYRELGRLANYSPAALSEAVAGRRLPSLAVTRAFVRACGGDVEQWSARWRELAAQPDTGDAPYAGLAAYQVADADRFFGREAEVDRLLALVREVPFVGVVGASGVGKSSLLRAGLAARWGEHVLVTPGADPITELAAALAGHRSAVDVRAELAADPEHLRVLLRQASADLLVVDQFEEVFTLCRETDRRWLVRALTHAAGAARVVIGVRADFYGHCARHPELLDALRRSTVLVGPMSAEQLRRAVVEPAARRGASLENALVARLIADVAGQQGALPLASHVLVETWRRRRGPVLTLAAYEDAGGVEHALARTAEEFYRALPEPERQAARQVFGRLVAPGDGTEDTRRRVARAELDASDALLDRLAAARLVALDRDTVELTHEALLRAWPRLADWLAEDRDALRAHRRLTSAAETWHAHDRDPDALYRGVHLEQARGLTARLNQVEREFVAAGLAAERDREAARRRGVRRLRRLVACLAVLVVLLAGTAAYAVTTQRAATRARNQALSLRATDTALDLLARPRDATALALAAHRVAPTTQSRDALLLARAAATATTLGGGYARLPGDVTVSHEVDPGTSSTAYRLWVGRGEDRRPAGRFAVPPGGFLYLLSADGRTAITVVRSDEFEIWDLGDPDAPRLRATLSGSPFLQGIDAAGTLVAAIEDGAAVHWRPGDTTRTRLPVAGVEAVAPLHDGTGVALARRDGERREVEVWSLDGRVTPVLGRSARLGLVTGPGGALAISDLDRGHLTVLDGRGGTLLEADAVPEKAVVEFSHDGHAVTAVHRDSVWLWDLTGHREPLSLRAPGTEFSAARYEPADGDLLLLESRGGTLWRLAVDVDRVIGDVCADPVTVDWAAHFPGVPEQPLCP; this is translated from the coding sequence GTGCTCAAGTTCGCGGGTGACCTGCGCCGGTTGCGGCGCGCGGCCGGGCTGCCGTCGTACCGCGAACTGGGCCGCCTGGCCAACTACTCGCCGGCCGCGCTGTCCGAGGCGGTGGCGGGGCGCAGGCTGCCCAGCCTGGCGGTGACCCGGGCGTTCGTCCGCGCCTGCGGGGGTGACGTCGAGCAGTGGAGCGCACGCTGGCGGGAGCTGGCCGCGCAGCCGGACACCGGCGACGCCCCCTACGCGGGACTGGCCGCGTACCAGGTCGCCGACGCCGACCGGTTCTTCGGCCGCGAGGCCGAGGTGGACCGCCTGCTCGCGCTGGTGCGCGAAGTGCCGTTCGTCGGGGTGGTCGGCGCGTCCGGGGTGGGCAAGTCCTCGCTGCTGCGCGCCGGCCTCGCGGCCCGGTGGGGCGAGCACGTGCTCGTCACGCCCGGCGCGGACCCGATCACCGAGCTGGCGGCGGCCCTGGCCGGTCACCGGTCCGCGGTCGACGTCCGCGCCGAGCTCGCCGCCGACCCGGAGCACCTGCGCGTGCTGCTGCGCCAGGCCTCCGCCGACCTGCTGGTGGTCGACCAGTTCGAGGAGGTCTTCACCCTCTGCCGGGAGACCGACCGGCGGTGGCTGGTGCGGGCGCTCACCCACGCCGCCGGGGCCGCCCGCGTCGTCATCGGCGTGCGCGCCGACTTCTACGGCCACTGCGCCCGACACCCCGAACTGCTCGACGCGCTGCGGCGCTCGACGGTGCTCGTCGGTCCGATGAGCGCCGAGCAGCTGCGCCGCGCGGTCGTCGAACCCGCCGCCCGCCGGGGCGCCTCGCTGGAGAACGCGCTGGTGGCGCGGCTCATCGCGGACGTCGCCGGTCAGCAGGGCGCGTTGCCGCTGGCCTCGCACGTGCTGGTGGAGACGTGGCGGCGTCGCCGCGGCCCGGTGCTCACGCTGGCCGCCTACGAGGACGCGGGCGGCGTCGAACACGCGTTGGCCCGCACCGCCGAGGAGTTCTACCGGGCGTTGCCCGAACCGGAGCGGCAGGCGGCGCGGCAGGTGTTCGGGCGGCTGGTCGCCCCCGGTGACGGCACCGAGGACACCCGCCGCCGCGTCGCCCGCGCCGAACTGGACGCGAGCGACGCGCTGCTCGACCGGCTCGCGGCGGCCCGGCTGGTCGCCCTGGACCGCGACACCGTCGAGCTGACCCACGAGGCGCTGCTGCGCGCGTGGCCGAGGCTGGCGGACTGGCTCGCCGAGGACCGCGACGCGCTGCGCGCCCACCGCAGGCTCACCAGCGCCGCCGAGACCTGGCACGCCCACGACCGCGACCCCGACGCCCTCTACCGGGGCGTCCACCTCGAGCAGGCACGCGGCCTGACCGCCCGCCTCAACCAGGTCGAACGCGAGTTCGTCGCCGCGGGCCTGGCCGCCGAACGCGACCGGGAGGCGGCGCGCAGGCGGGGCGTGCGCAGGCTGCGCCGGCTCGTCGCGTGCCTCGCCGTGCTCGTCGTGCTGCTCGCCGGCACCGCCGCCTACGCCGTCACCACCCAGCGCGCCGCCACCCGCGCCCGCAACCAGGCGCTGTCGCTGCGCGCCACCGACACCGCCCTGGACCTGCTCGCCCGCCCGCGCGACGCGACAGCCCTCGCCCTGGCCGCCCACCGCGTCGCACCCACCACCCAGTCCCGCGACGCGCTGCTGCTGGCCCGTGCGGCGGCCACCGCCACGACCCTGGGCGGCGGCTACGCGCGGCTACCCGGGGACGTGACGGTGTCCCACGAGGTCGACCCCGGCACGTCGAGCACCGCCTACCGCCTCTGGGTCGGCCGCGGCGAGGACCGGCGGCCGGCCGGGCGCTTCGCCGTGCCGCCCGGCGGCTTCCTGTACCTGCTCAGCGCGGACGGGCGCACCGCGATCACGGTGGTCCGCTCCGACGAGTTCGAGATCTGGGACCTCGGCGACCCCGACGCGCCGCGCCTGCGGGCCACCCTGTCCGGCTCGCCGTTCCTCCAGGGCATCGACGCGGCCGGCACCCTCGTGGCCGCGATCGAGGACGGCGCCGCGGTCCACTGGCGCCCCGGCGACACCACCCGCACCCGCCTGCCCGTCGCGGGCGTCGAGGCCGTCGCCCCGCTGCACGACGGCACCGGCGTGGCCCTGGCCCGCCGCGACGGCGAGCGCCGCGAGGTCGAGGTGTGGTCCCTGGACGGCCGGGTCACCCCGGTGCTCGGCCGCTCCGCCCGGCTCGGGCTGGTGACCGGACCGGGCGGCGCGCTCGCGATCTCCGACCTCGACCGCGGCCACCTCACCGTGCTCGACGGCCGGGGCGGGACGCTGCTGGAGGCCGACGCGGTCCCGGAGAAGGCCGTGGTCGAGTTCTCCCACGACGGCCACGCCGTCACGGCGGTGCACCGCGACTCGGTGTGGCTGTGGGACCTGACCGGCCACCGCGAACCGCTGTCGCTGCGCGCGCCGGGGACGGAGTTCAGCGCCGCGCGCTACGAACCCGCCGACGGCGACCTGCTGCTCCTGGAGTCCCGCGGCGGCACCCTCTGGCGGCTGGCGGTGGACGTCGACCGCGTGATCGGCGACGTGTGCGCCGACCCGGTCACCGTCGACTGGGCCGCGCACTTCCCCGGGGTGCCGGAACAACCCTTGTGCCCGTGA
- a CDS encoding DUF4279 domain-containing protein, whose product MTEPARPYRWRVCLGVRSSGPTVDDITARLGTGTGTSVAGRRWPHVWEADSGLPPDAELEDHLVALARRFHDRVPAVAELARQADCQVALEAVVHLDPRGEDDPVPAMWTPPEVTAFAAACGIGVDIAAYLECGPDRGPEDV is encoded by the coding sequence ATGACCGAGCCGGCCCGGCCGTACCGCTGGCGGGTGTGCCTCGGGGTGCGCAGCTCCGGTCCCACGGTCGACGACATCACCGCGCGGTTGGGCACCGGCACCGGGACCTCCGTGGCCGGGCGGCGCTGGCCGCACGTGTGGGAGGCGGACTCGGGGCTGCCGCCGGACGCCGAGTTGGAGGACCACCTGGTCGCGCTGGCCCGCCGGTTCCACGACCGGGTGCCGGCGGTCGCCGAGCTCGCCCGGCAGGCGGACTGCCAGGTCGCGCTCGAGGCCGTGGTGCACCTCGACCCCCGGGGCGAGGACGATCCCGTGCCGGCGATGTGGACGCCTCCGGAGGTGACGGCGTTCGCGGCGGCGTGCGGCATCGGTGTCGACATCGCCGCGTATCTCGAGTGCGGGCCCGATCGTGGGCCCGAGGACGTCTAG
- a CDS encoding glycoside hydrolase family 16 protein, with amino-acid sequence MRRKTPARGPEGWSTIDTVGQRYQLVFEDEFDGTTLDTGKWLPHYLPQWSSRERSAARYRVANGELRLRIEQDQRPWCPEFDGAVKVSSLQTGVFSGPLGSRIGQHRFTDAAVVREEQQPLRLFTPRYGRFELRAKVGDDPATMAALWMIGFEDEPHRSAEICVMEVFGRDVHPDRGTIGMGLHPFGDPAITDDFARVEVRADLREFHVYGAEWTPEHVVFHFDGHPVRTVAQSPDYPMQFMLNIYEFPHQAAEARPHPKEFVVDWFRAYALR; translated from the coding sequence ATGCGGCGGAAGACGCCGGCTCGTGGACCTGAGGGGTGGTCGACCATCGACACCGTCGGACAGCGGTACCAGCTCGTGTTCGAGGACGAGTTCGACGGCACGACCCTCGACACCGGCAAGTGGCTGCCCCACTACCTCCCGCAGTGGAGCAGCCGCGAACGCTCGGCCGCGCGCTACCGCGTCGCGAACGGCGAGCTGCGCCTGCGGATCGAGCAGGACCAGCGGCCGTGGTGCCCCGAGTTCGACGGCGCGGTCAAGGTCTCCTCCCTGCAGACCGGGGTCTTCTCCGGACCGCTGGGCAGCCGGATCGGCCAGCACCGCTTCACCGACGCCGCCGTCGTGCGCGAGGAGCAGCAGCCGCTGCGCCTGTTCACCCCGCGGTACGGGCGGTTCGAGCTGCGCGCGAAGGTCGGCGACGACCCCGCCACGATGGCCGCGCTGTGGATGATCGGCTTCGAGGACGAGCCGCACCGGTCCGCCGAGATCTGCGTGATGGAGGTGTTCGGCCGCGACGTCCACCCCGACCGCGGCACGATCGGGATGGGCCTGCACCCCTTCGGCGACCCCGCCATCACCGACGACTTCGCCCGCGTCGAGGTGCGGGCCGACCTCCGCGAGTTCCACGTCTACGGGGCCGAGTGGACCCCGGAGCACGTCGTCTTCCACTTCGACGGCCACCCGGTGCGCACCGTCGCCCAGTCGCCGGACTACCCGATGCAGTTCATGCTGAACATCTACGAGTTCCCGCACCAGGCGGCGGAAGCGCGCCCGCACCCGAAGGAGTTCGTCGTGGACTGGTTCCGCGCGTACGCCCTCCGCTAG
- a CDS encoding RCC1 domain-containing protein has protein sequence MSAALVIGGLGVGGSAAAAVSGGVSAWGSGGYGELGDGSTAERLLAAPVPGLTDVVAIDSGRGHVIALKSDGTVVTWGYNGFGQLGDGTRTNRGTPARVAGVTGVVAIAAGSDHSLAVRSDGTVLAWGWNGSGELGDGSGATVQTLPVRVQGVTGARAVSANNRHSLAVTADGTVLAWGSNNGGQLGGKDTTEVRRVPAPVAGLSNVAAVAAGSEFSLARHIDGTVSAWGRNLNGQLGDGTTLTRSDPRPVSGLANVVDIAAGGNHGLAVLADGTAMAWGFNRYGQLGDGTTTDRNRPVRVRGLAGVTDVNGSLNHSIAATAQGYALAWGLNHHGQLGNGTFADSSTPVLVVGLSGVRAVSAGSALSAFSIALTTA, from the coding sequence GTGTCGGCGGCGCTCGTGATCGGCGGGCTCGGGGTCGGCGGGTCGGCAGCCGCCGCGGTGTCGGGCGGGGTCTCGGCCTGGGGGAGTGGCGGTTACGGCGAACTGGGTGACGGGTCCACCGCCGAGCGGCTCCTCGCGGCACCGGTGCCGGGGTTGACCGATGTCGTCGCGATCGACTCCGGGCGTGGTCACGTGATCGCGCTCAAGTCGGACGGGACGGTGGTGACGTGGGGGTACAACGGGTTCGGCCAGCTCGGCGACGGCACCAGGACCAACCGGGGCACGCCGGCGCGGGTCGCGGGGGTGACGGGCGTGGTCGCGATCGCGGCGGGCAGCGACCACAGCCTGGCGGTGCGGTCGGACGGGACCGTGCTCGCGTGGGGCTGGAACGGCTCCGGTGAGCTGGGCGACGGTTCCGGTGCGACCGTGCAGACCCTGCCGGTTCGCGTGCAGGGCGTGACCGGCGCCAGGGCGGTGTCGGCCAACAACCGGCACAGCCTCGCGGTCACCGCTGACGGCACGGTCCTGGCGTGGGGCTCCAACAACGGCGGGCAGTTGGGCGGCAAGGACACCACCGAGGTGCGCCGGGTGCCCGCGCCGGTCGCGGGCCTGTCGAACGTCGCCGCCGTGGCCGCGGGCAGCGAGTTCAGCCTGGCGCGGCACATCGACGGAACGGTCAGCGCGTGGGGCCGGAACCTCAACGGCCAGTTGGGCGACGGCACCACCCTGACCCGCTCCGACCCGCGCCCGGTCAGCGGACTCGCCAACGTCGTCGACATCGCCGCGGGCGGCAACCACGGCCTGGCGGTCCTGGCCGATGGCACCGCGATGGCCTGGGGCTTCAACCGGTACGGCCAGCTGGGCGACGGCACGACCACCGACCGGAACCGCCCGGTGCGCGTCCGCGGGCTGGCCGGCGTGACCGACGTCAACGGCAGCCTCAACCACAGCATCGCCGCGACGGCACAGGGTTACGCGTTGGCGTGGGGCCTGAACCACCACGGTCAGCTCGGCAACGGGACGTTCGCCGACAGCAGCACTCCCGTGCTGGTGGTCGGACTCTCCGGCGTTCGGGCCGTCTCGGCGGGATCGGCGTTGAGCGCGTTCAGCATCGCGCTGACCACAGCCTGA
- a CDS encoding NAD(P)-binding domain-containing protein: MHHEPLDHLVLGAGPAGLQLGQSLQAAGHRYRILEAGPTPGTFFRTYPRHRKLISINKVHNGTSDPELNLRMDWNSLLSPDPDLLFRRYSARYFPHADDLVRYLADYAEAFDLDIAYDTRAVRIRRDDGFVVTDQHGREHRGARLVVATGVSLPNVPDIPGVDSAEHYATVSVDPDDFVDQRVLIIGKGNSALETADNLVETAAVIHVAGPHSIRMAWNTHYVGHLRAVNNNFLDTYQLKSQNALLDGHVLSIDKDESGYRVRFSFSRADEFVKELRYDRVIVCTGFRFDASPFDPGCRPELVINDRFAALTPAYESVNVPGLYFAGTLMQQRDFKKSTGGFIHGFRYAVRALSRILDERHHDRPWPHLPVAPEPAALADAVVARVNRSSALWQQFGVLGDLLVLPPGEPARYHEEVPVDYAHGSPLTRDGDYFTVTLEYGPDHDKVDPFDITVRRTAQNSVEEAFDASYLHPVVRHHRAGELLGVHHLAENLENEWDHPEVHHAPLAGFFARALDRLPSAAGR, from the coding sequence GTGCACCACGAACCCCTCGACCACCTGGTGCTGGGCGCCGGGCCGGCGGGCCTCCAGCTCGGGCAGTCGCTCCAGGCGGCGGGCCACCGCTACCGGATCCTCGAAGCCGGACCCACGCCGGGCACCTTCTTCCGCACCTACCCGCGCCACCGCAAGCTGATCTCCATCAACAAGGTGCACAACGGCACGTCCGACCCGGAGCTCAACCTCCGGATGGACTGGAACTCCCTGCTGTCCCCGGACCCGGACCTGCTGTTCCGCCGCTACAGCGCGCGGTACTTCCCGCACGCCGACGACCTCGTGCGCTACCTGGCCGACTACGCCGAGGCGTTCGACCTCGACATCGCCTACGACACCCGGGCCGTGCGGATCCGGCGCGACGACGGCTTCGTCGTCACCGACCAGCACGGGCGGGAGCACCGCGGCGCACGGCTGGTCGTGGCCACCGGGGTGAGCCTGCCCAACGTCCCGGACATCCCCGGCGTCGACAGCGCCGAGCACTACGCCACGGTGTCGGTCGACCCGGACGACTTCGTCGACCAGCGCGTCCTGATCATCGGCAAGGGCAACTCGGCGCTGGAGACCGCGGACAACCTGGTCGAGACCGCGGCGGTGATCCACGTGGCCGGGCCGCACTCCATCCGGATGGCCTGGAACACCCACTACGTCGGCCACCTGCGCGCGGTGAACAACAACTTCCTCGACACCTACCAGCTCAAGTCGCAGAACGCCCTGCTGGACGGCCACGTGCTGTCGATCGACAAGGACGAGAGCGGGTACCGCGTCCGGTTCAGCTTCTCGCGCGCCGACGAGTTCGTGAAGGAACTGCGCTACGACCGGGTCATCGTGTGCACCGGCTTCCGGTTCGACGCCTCGCCGTTCGACCCCGGGTGCCGTCCCGAGCTCGTCATCAACGACCGGTTCGCCGCGCTCACCCCGGCCTACGAGTCGGTCAACGTGCCGGGCCTGTACTTCGCGGGCACGCTGATGCAGCAGCGCGACTTCAAGAAGTCCACCGGCGGCTTCATCCACGGCTTCCGGTACGCGGTCCGCGCGCTGAGCCGCATCCTCGACGAGCGCCACCACGACCGGCCGTGGCCGCACCTGCCGGTCGCCCCGGAGCCGGCCGCGCTCGCCGACGCCGTCGTGGCGCGGGTCAACCGGAGTTCGGCGCTGTGGCAGCAGTTCGGCGTACTCGGGGACCTGCTCGTGCTGCCGCCCGGCGAACCCGCGCGCTACCACGAGGAGGTGCCGGTCGACTACGCCCACGGCAGCCCGCTCACCCGGGACGGGGACTACTTCACCGTCACCCTGGAGTACGGCCCCGACCACGACAAGGTCGACCCCTTCGACATCACCGTGCGCCGGACGGCGCAGAACTCGGTCGAGGAGGCGTTCGACGCCTCCTACCTGCACCCGGTGGTCCGCCACCACCGCGCCGGCGAACTGCTCGGCGTCCACCACCTGGCGGAGAACCTGGAGAACGAGTGGGACCACCCCGAGGTCCACCACGCCCCGCTCGCCGGGTTCTTCGCCCGCGCGCTGGACCGCCTGCCCAGCGCCGCGGGGCGGTGA
- a CDS encoding alpha-hydroxy acid oxidase, with the protein MALSVRDFEAAARATLDPVYADFIAGGARDEITVRANEAAFGELQLLPRVLRGNAVRSLDITLFGGRASMPVLLSPTAFHKLVDPEGEVATARAAAAAGAIMVVSMASTVAVGEIAEAARRACEGADPPPLWFQLYLQPDREITEALVRRATDAGCAALVVTVDSAVLGAGERNRRNGFHDLPPGLRCENLVDLRDGENGHVRQILMSAEFTWEHVDWLRGITDLPILLKGVLHPDDARLAVRHGVDGLVLSNHGGRQLDTVPATLELLPEIAAAVEGRVPVVLDGGVRRGTDVVKALALGASAVGIGRPVMWALADSGEKGVRRLLELLREELDDTLALCGASGVADLTPELVRFPSWGPRSGRVVP; encoded by the coding sequence GTGGCGCTGTCCGTCCGCGACTTCGAAGCAGCCGCCCGCGCCACGCTGGACCCGGTGTACGCCGACTTCATCGCCGGCGGGGCGCGGGACGAGATCACCGTGCGCGCCAACGAGGCGGCGTTCGGCGAGCTGCAACTGCTGCCCAGGGTGTTGCGCGGCAACGCGGTCCGGTCGCTGGACATCACCCTCTTCGGCGGCCGGGCGAGCATGCCGGTGCTGCTCTCACCGACCGCGTTCCACAAGCTGGTCGACCCCGAGGGGGAGGTGGCCACCGCTCGCGCCGCCGCCGCGGCGGGCGCGATCATGGTCGTGAGCATGGCGTCCACCGTGGCGGTGGGGGAGATCGCCGAGGCCGCGCGGCGGGCCTGCGAGGGCGCGGACCCGCCGCCGCTGTGGTTCCAGCTCTACCTCCAGCCCGACCGGGAGATCACCGAGGCGCTGGTGCGCCGGGCCACCGACGCCGGGTGCGCCGCCCTGGTGGTCACCGTCGACTCGGCCGTGCTCGGCGCCGGCGAGCGCAACCGGCGCAACGGCTTCCACGACCTGCCGCCGGGTCTGCGCTGCGAGAACCTGGTCGACCTGCGCGACGGGGAGAACGGGCACGTGCGGCAGATCCTCATGTCCGCGGAGTTCACCTGGGAGCACGTCGACTGGCTGCGCGGGATCACCGACCTGCCGATCCTGCTCAAGGGCGTGCTGCACCCGGACGACGCGCGGCTGGCCGTGCGCCACGGCGTCGACGGGCTGGTGCTGTCCAACCACGGCGGCCGGCAGCTGGACACCGTGCCGGCCACGCTGGAGCTCCTGCCGGAGATCGCCGCCGCGGTCGAGGGCCGCGTCCCGGTGGTGCTGGACGGCGGGGTGCGGCGCGGCACCGACGTGGTCAAGGCGCTGGCGCTGGGCGCTTCCGCCGTGGGGATCGGCCGCCCGGTGATGTGGGCGCTGGCCGACAGCGGCGAGAAGGGCGTGCGGCGGCTGCTGGAGCTGTTGCGCGAGGAGCTGGACGACACCTTGGCGTTGTGCGGCGCGTCCGGTGTCGCCGACCTGACGCCGGAGCTGGTCCGGTTCCCGTCGTGGGGACCGCGGTCCGGGCGGGTGGTCCCGTGA